From the Shewanella amazonensis SB2B genome, one window contains:
- a CDS encoding chemotaxis protein CheA produces MSFDVDEEILQDFLIEAGEILELLQEQLVALENNPEDTDLLNAIFRGFHTVKGGAGFLGLAPMVDVCHESENTFDLLRTGKRHVTAELMDIILQAVDAINTMFAQTQAGQAQEPASAELLDKLKLLSSGAPLPSEGGEASSSSSSEPTINVDNEIPGVELFGDLEEPAAAEPVTQAPAMTDDFLFDSPASDSSIDEINEAEFEALLDALHGSGKGPGVTGTSGAAPSADKAAAKAAPAGDEITDDEFEALLDELHGSGKFKATTDKVVAKVEDSPADHVDTDEITDDEFEKLLDELHGKGTGPGVVSAAKPAAPATSQPKSAAAPAESPKPVAKPSSPVEAPKPVVAAEKSPAPVAKAAPAAGASVPQGETTVRVDTARLDQIMNMVGELVLVRNRLVSLGVTREDEEMSKALANLDLVTADLQGAVMKTRMQPIKKVFGRFPRVVRDLARSLNKEIDLVLVGEETDLDKNLVEALADPLVHLVRNSVDHGIEMPADRVASGKPKTGTITLSASQEGDHILLKIEDDGAGMDPEKLKAIAVKRGVLDEDAAARMSDHEAYNLIFAPGFSTKTEISDISGRGVGMDVVKTRITQLNGTVHIDSVKGKGTILEIKVPLTLAIMPTLMVEVAKQVFALPLSSVNEIFHLDLTKTNIVDGQLTVIFRDKAVPLFYLEQWLSRSKTKFKHGDKKHGHVVIVQLGTMQIGFVVDALIGQEEVVIKPLGALLHGTPGMAGATITSDGGIALILDVPGLLKHYAKRK; encoded by the coding sequence ATGTCATTTGATGTTGATGAAGAGATTCTGCAGGATTTTTTGATAGAAGCCGGCGAAATTCTCGAGCTTCTGCAGGAACAATTGGTCGCTCTTGAGAATAATCCGGAAGACACGGATTTGCTCAATGCCATTTTCCGCGGCTTTCACACTGTTAAAGGTGGGGCAGGCTTCCTGGGGCTCGCACCCATGGTGGACGTCTGTCACGAATCGGAAAATACCTTTGATTTACTCCGAACAGGTAAACGTCACGTTACTGCTGAATTGATGGATATCATTCTGCAGGCGGTGGACGCAATCAATACCATGTTCGCCCAAACTCAGGCAGGACAAGCGCAAGAGCCAGCGTCTGCCGAGTTACTCGATAAACTCAAGCTCCTCTCCTCCGGTGCACCCTTACCGTCAGAAGGCGGAGAAGCCTCCTCATCGTCTTCATCTGAACCCACGATAAACGTGGACAATGAGATCCCCGGCGTTGAACTTTTTGGCGACCTTGAAGAGCCTGCGGCGGCCGAGCCTGTTACCCAGGCTCCTGCCATGACGGATGACTTTCTGTTTGACTCACCCGCCAGCGATTCCAGCATCGATGAAATCAACGAAGCCGAATTCGAAGCACTCTTGGATGCTCTGCACGGAAGTGGTAAAGGTCCAGGTGTCACCGGGACGTCTGGCGCTGCGCCAAGTGCCGACAAAGCTGCCGCCAAAGCCGCACCGGCCGGTGATGAAATTACCGATGACGAGTTTGAAGCCTTACTCGATGAACTCCATGGTTCGGGCAAGTTTAAAGCCACCACCGATAAAGTGGTTGCCAAAGTGGAAGATAGCCCTGCTGATCATGTAGATACCGATGAAATTACCGATGACGAGTTTGAAAAGTTGTTGGATGAACTTCACGGTAAGGGTACAGGGCCAGGCGTTGTCTCTGCAGCCAAACCTGCCGCTCCCGCCACGAGCCAACCCAAATCAGCGGCAGCGCCTGCAGAGTCGCCAAAGCCCGTTGCAAAACCCTCATCACCTGTTGAAGCACCAAAACCTGTTGTGGCCGCAGAAAAAAGTCCAGCACCTGTCGCTAAAGCCGCACCGGCAGCCGGCGCTTCTGTGCCTCAGGGCGAGACCACGGTAAGGGTCGACACCGCCCGACTCGACCAGATAATGAACATGGTCGGTGAGCTGGTGCTGGTACGTAACCGCTTGGTCAGCCTGGGTGTTACCCGCGAAGATGAGGAAATGTCCAAAGCGCTGGCTAACCTCGATTTGGTGACTGCCGACTTGCAGGGCGCTGTGATGAAAACACGGATGCAGCCCATCAAGAAGGTATTCGGCCGTTTCCCGCGGGTAGTTCGTGACCTGGCACGCAGCCTGAATAAAGAAATTGATTTGGTATTGGTAGGCGAGGAAACCGATCTCGATAAAAACCTGGTGGAAGCCCTCGCTGACCCGCTGGTGCACCTGGTGCGCAACTCTGTCGATCATGGGATTGAAATGCCCGCCGATCGTGTTGCCAGTGGTAAACCCAAGACAGGTACCATTACGCTGTCGGCAAGCCAGGAAGGGGACCACATTCTCCTGAAAATCGAAGATGACGGCGCGGGGATGGACCCAGAGAAACTCAAGGCCATCGCCGTTAAACGTGGTGTGCTTGATGAAGATGCTGCGGCCCGTATGTCGGACCATGAGGCCTACAATCTGATTTTTGCCCCCGGTTTCTCCACCAAAACCGAAATTTCTGATATTTCAGGCCGTGGTGTGGGTATGGACGTGGTGAAAACCCGTATTACCCAGCTTAACGGAACCGTGCACATCGATTCGGTTAAAGGCAAGGGTACCATCCTTGAGATTAAGGTGCCGCTAACGCTGGCGATTATGCCAACGCTGATGGTGGAAGTGGCCAAGCAGGTCTTTGCCTTACCTCTGTCGAGCGTTAATGAGATATTCCACCTGGATTTGACCAAGACCAACATAGTGGACGGTCAGTTGACTGTGATTTTCCGGGATAAGGCCGTTCCACTCTTTTATCTGGAGCAGTGGCTGAGTCGCAGCAAAACCAAGTTCAAGCATGGCGATAAAAAGCATGGCCATGTGGTGATTGTGCAGTTGGGAACAATGCAAATCGGTTTTGTGGTCGATGCCTTAATCGGACAGGAAGAAGTGGTGATAAAGCCGCTTGGCGCTTTGCTTCATGGCACTCCGGGTATGGCCGGTGCCACCATTACGTCAGACGGTGGAATAGCGCTGATTTTGGATGTTCCCGGATTATTGAAACATTATGCCAAGCGGAAGTAG
- a CDS encoding ParA family protein — translation MNVWTIANQKGGVGKTTTVASLAGLLAKQGKRVLMVDTDPHASLGYYLGIDSEEVPGSLYDVFVAHKFLTKDLIRQHTVPTLVENLDLIPATMALATLDRALGHQEGMGLVLRNLLKLMEDDYDVALIDCPPVLGVLMVNALAASQHIVIPVQTEFLAIKGLDRMIKTMELMGRSKNTRYSYTVVPTMYDRRTKASPAALEALAQQYGDTLWPDVIPVDTKFRDASLAHLPASHYAATSRGIKAYERLLTFLMAGEFDHVKVS, via the coding sequence GTGAACGTCTGGACCATTGCAAACCAAAAAGGTGGCGTGGGTAAAACCACAACCGTGGCAAGTTTGGCAGGCCTGCTGGCCAAGCAGGGCAAGCGCGTGCTCATGGTTGATACCGATCCCCATGCATCCTTGGGCTATTACCTTGGAATCGACTCTGAAGAGGTTCCTGGGTCCCTGTATGATGTTTTTGTCGCACATAAATTCCTGACCAAAGACCTTATCAGGCAACATACAGTGCCTACCCTGGTTGAAAATCTGGATTTGATCCCGGCGACCATGGCGTTGGCGACTCTCGATCGAGCACTGGGCCATCAGGAAGGTATGGGGCTTGTGCTGCGCAATCTGCTCAAATTGATGGAAGACGACTACGATGTGGCACTGATTGATTGCCCGCCGGTATTGGGTGTCCTTATGGTCAATGCGCTCGCAGCAAGCCAGCATATTGTGATACCGGTACAAACGGAGTTTCTGGCCATTAAGGGCCTTGATCGTATGATCAAAACCATGGAGCTAATGGGCCGCTCCAAAAATACCCGATATAGTTATACTGTTGTTCCAACTATGTATGACCGGCGAACCAAGGCATCACCGGCGGCGCTCGAAGCGCTGGCCCAGCAATACGGCGATACTCTGTGGCCTGACGTTATCCCGGTTGACACCAAGTTTCGCGATGCCAGTTTGGCGCATTTACCTGCGTCACATTACGCAGCCACTAGCCGCGGAATTAAAGCATATGAACGTTTGCTGACTTTTTTGATGGCTGGAGAATTTGACCATGTCAAAGTCAGTTGA
- a CDS encoding protein-glutamate methylesterase/protein-glutamine glutaminase: MTIKVLVVDDSSFFRRRVSEIVTQDPELEVVATASNGMEAIKMTLEHKPQVITMDIEMPVMDGITAVREIMAKIPTPILMFSSLTHDGAKATLDALDAGALDFLPKRFEDIATNKDEAIKLLQQRVKALGRRRLFRPVISRTPAPAPEPLRPAIGSRPQVQLQRPQSPAAAPVSVRASGKQYKLLAIGTSTGGPVALQKILTQFPANYPLPIVLIQHMPAAFTPAFAQRLNGLCRISVKEAANGDLLQPGCAYLAPGGMQMMIEKAGASGRVKIVAGNADMNYKPCVDITFASASKAYGGDVLAVVLTGMGADGREGARMLKNLGATIWAQDEASCVVYGMPQAVTAAGISSLSIGLENMADAILKESGRG, encoded by the coding sequence ATGACAATAAAAGTATTGGTCGTTGATGACTCAAGCTTTTTCCGACGTCGGGTCAGTGAAATAGTCACTCAGGACCCCGAGTTGGAGGTGGTTGCAACGGCATCCAACGGTATGGAAGCCATTAAGATGACCTTGGAGCACAAGCCTCAGGTCATCACCATGGACATTGAGATGCCGGTGATGGACGGTATTACGGCTGTGCGTGAAATTATGGCCAAGATACCAACGCCCATTTTGATGTTCTCTTCTTTGACTCACGATGGCGCCAAGGCGACTCTGGATGCGCTGGATGCCGGGGCATTGGATTTTTTGCCAAAGCGGTTTGAAGACATCGCCACCAACAAAGACGAGGCGATTAAGCTGCTGCAGCAGAGGGTTAAAGCCCTTGGCAGAAGAAGGCTGTTCAGACCTGTCATCTCCAGAACGCCTGCTCCAGCACCTGAACCATTACGCCCAGCCATTGGCTCGCGGCCTCAGGTGCAATTGCAACGTCCTCAGAGCCCTGCTGCCGCACCTGTGAGCGTACGTGCCAGTGGTAAACAATACAAATTGCTGGCGATAGGCACGTCCACCGGCGGCCCTGTCGCACTGCAGAAAATCCTGACACAGTTTCCCGCCAACTATCCGTTGCCTATTGTGCTTATCCAGCACATGCCTGCGGCGTTTACCCCGGCTTTTGCTCAGCGGCTCAATGGCCTGTGTCGCATTTCGGTGAAAGAAGCCGCGAACGGTGACTTGCTGCAGCCTGGTTGTGCCTATCTGGCGCCCGGCGGTATGCAAATGATGATAGAAAAGGCCGGTGCCAGCGGGCGTGTCAAGATAGTCGCAGGTAACGCAGATATGAATTACAAGCCCTGTGTTGATATTACCTTTGCCTCTGCTTCAAAGGCGTATGGCGGTGATGTGCTGGCAGTGGTGCTGACAGGTATGGGCGCTGACGGCCGCGAAGGGGCGCGCATGCTCAAAAATCTGGGCGCGACCATTTGGGCTCAGGACGAAGCCAGTTGTGTGGTTTACGGTATGCCTCAGGCTGTGACTGCTGCCGGGATATCTTCTCTGTCCATCGGGCTTGAAAATATGGCCGACGCAATTTTAAAAGAGTCAGGTCGTGGCTGA
- a CDS encoding EscU/YscU/HrcU family type III secretion system export apparatus switch protein, with the protein MNKQDKIAVALSYDGNGAPKVTAKGEALLAEEIIALARECGIHIHEDPALANFLTMMELNESIPKELYVLIAELLSFVYMLDGRYPEEWANMHNKIKTSV; encoded by the coding sequence ATGAATAAACAAGACAAGATAGCGGTAGCCTTAAGTTACGACGGTAACGGGGCGCCCAAAGTCACAGCCAAAGGCGAGGCCTTACTTGCAGAGGAGATTATTGCTCTCGCCCGCGAATGTGGCATCCACATTCACGAAGACCCTGCGCTGGCCAATTTTCTGACCATGATGGAACTCAACGAAAGCATTCCGAAAGAGCTTTATGTACTCATCGCTGAACTGCTGTCGTTTGTGTACATGTTGGATGGTCGCTATCCGGAAGAATGGGCAAACATGCACAACAAGATAAAGACATCGGTGTAG
- a CDS encoding chemotaxis protein CheW yields MTDSRNVAAVAAGKDDAVLQWVTFRLDNETYGINVMQVQEVLRYTEIAPVPGAPHYVLGIINLRGNVVTVIDTRSRFGLQPAEVDDSTRIVIIEAEKQVIGILVDSVAEVVYLRRSEIDNAPNVGTEESAKFIQGVSNRDNELLILVDLDKLLSDEEWAELAQI; encoded by the coding sequence ATGACAGACTCGAGAAATGTAGCGGCAGTGGCTGCCGGAAAGGATGATGCGGTATTACAGTGGGTGACCTTCAGACTGGATAACGAAACCTATGGCATCAATGTGATGCAGGTTCAGGAGGTGCTGCGTTATACCGAGATTGCCCCTGTACCGGGAGCCCCTCACTACGTTTTGGGTATTATCAACCTGCGTGGCAACGTGGTGACGGTTATCGACACCCGTTCACGTTTTGGGCTGCAGCCTGCTGAAGTCGATGACTCTACCCGAATTGTGATCATCGAAGCTGAAAAACAGGTCATCGGGATTTTGGTCGACAGTGTGGCAGAAGTGGTTTATCTGCGCCGCTCTGAAATTGACAATGCGCCAAATGTGGGTACCGAAGAGAGTGCCAAGTTTATTCAGGGCGTGAGTAACAGGGATAATGAGCTGCTGATTCTGGTTGATTTGGACAAATTGCTGTCTGATGAAGAATGGGCAGAGCTTGCTCAGATTTAA
- a CDS encoding chemotaxis protein CheW has protein sequence MSKSVDETVVDFFRLLLTEDAQVSDDTSLTKVHTQNAPVGDISVVVSTGVGNAFTDANAPTQETLTGSAAGEMASAPSKSQPVKTELQIAKSESAQSPRIAPSRDPLDKASLEKLLAPVFDVAKPLEHPAVEQPVVEQKAASVESPPVVAETVTKPKIAVRTKVQENVKAQVTLETEQDVTPVAPVQTAPQTQTGATPPSITKDLREELDDEFQVLFFKVAGLTLAVPLVSLGGIVKVERINHIFGRPDWFLGVQTHRESQLNLVDTCAWVMPEKYNEELAQNVNYQYLVLLEDSNWGLACESLVNSVRIKQSQVNWRTTAGKRPWLAGVVKEQMCGILNVRALIQMLNAGLGCQDPIS, from the coding sequence ATGTCAAAGTCAGTTGACGAAACCGTTGTCGATTTTTTCCGATTGCTGCTGACTGAAGACGCTCAGGTATCGGATGACACTTCGCTGACCAAAGTCCACACCCAAAATGCTCCGGTTGGCGATATATCCGTTGTTGTATCAACTGGCGTTGGTAACGCCTTTACCGATGCCAATGCGCCCACGCAAGAGACCTTGACCGGCTCTGCAGCTGGCGAGATGGCATCAGCCCCTTCGAAATCCCAACCCGTAAAAACTGAGCTCCAGATAGCAAAATCTGAGTCAGCACAATCACCAAGGATCGCTCCGAGTCGGGACCCGCTGGATAAGGCCTCGTTGGAGAAGTTGCTGGCGCCGGTGTTTGACGTTGCAAAACCACTTGAGCACCCCGCAGTTGAGCAGCCTGTAGTTGAACAAAAGGCTGCTTCAGTTGAATCGCCACCAGTGGTTGCAGAGACTGTCACCAAACCAAAGATTGCGGTTAGGACTAAGGTTCAGGAAAACGTAAAAGCTCAGGTGACGCTTGAGACTGAACAAGATGTCACCCCGGTAGCGCCCGTGCAAACTGCGCCACAGACACAAACGGGAGCAACGCCACCCAGCATTACAAAAGACCTGCGTGAAGAGCTGGATGACGAGTTTCAGGTACTATTCTTTAAAGTAGCCGGATTAACCCTGGCTGTGCCCTTGGTCAGTTTGGGTGGGATAGTCAAGGTTGAGCGCATCAATCATATTTTCGGTCGTCCGGATTGGTTTTTGGGCGTGCAGACCCACAGAGAGTCGCAACTCAATCTGGTGGACACCTGCGCGTGGGTAATGCCGGAAAAATACAATGAAGAACTGGCGCAAAACGTAAATTATCAATATCTTGTATTATTGGAAGACAGTAATTGGGGCTTGGCCTGCGAATCTTTGGTCAACTCGGTACGGATTAAGCAGTCCCAAGTCAATTGGCGCACCACAGCGGGTAAACGCCCTTGGTTGGCTGGTGTAGTGAAAGAACAAATGTGTGGCATCTTGAATGTCAGGGCATTGATCCAAATGCTCAATGCAGGTTTAGGTTGTCAGGATCCTATTAGCTGA
- the cheY gene encoding chemotaxis response regulator CheY: MDKNMKILIVDDFSTMRRIIKNLLRDLGFNNTQEADDGSTALPMLQKGDFDFVVTDWNMPGMQGIDLLKAIRADENLKHIPVLMVTAEAKREQIIAAAQAGVNGYVVKPFTAATLKEKLDKIFERLG; encoded by the coding sequence TTGGACAAGAATATGAAGATTCTCATTGTTGACGACTTTTCAACAATGAGACGTATCATCAAGAACTTGTTGCGAGACTTGGGGTTTAATAACACCCAGGAAGCAGATGATGGCTCAACCGCCTTACCGATGCTGCAAAAGGGTGATTTCGATTTTGTGGTTACCGATTGGAACATGCCGGGCATGCAGGGTATCGATTTGCTCAAAGCGATTCGCGCCGATGAAAACCTAAAGCATATTCCGGTACTGATGGTGACCGCTGAAGCCAAGCGTGAGCAGATTATTGCCGCCGCTCAGGCTGGCGTAAATGGCTATGTGGTTAAGCCTTTTACTGCAGCGACACTGAAAGAGAAGCTGGACAAGATATTCGAACGACTTGGTTGA
- a CDS encoding DUF2802 domain-containing protein, producing MVENGFLIAALVYVVACLALVLYLQKQLGKLRTKVDALSLLLKEADKQREGFKRELHELRSGTIGVGKRVLELEKRLVAQDARIDETREQDPQARLYTRAMKMVSLGAGIEELMHECELPRAEAELLLRLHRKG from the coding sequence ATGGTTGAAAATGGGTTTCTAATCGCAGCCTTGGTGTACGTTGTCGCGTGTTTGGCGCTGGTGCTATACCTGCAAAAGCAGCTCGGGAAGCTTCGCACCAAGGTGGATGCGCTGTCGTTGCTGCTTAAAGAGGCCGATAAGCAGCGTGAGGGTTTCAAGCGGGAATTGCATGAGCTCAGAAGTGGCACCATAGGCGTGGGTAAGCGGGTGCTCGAGTTGGAAAAGCGCTTGGTGGCACAGGATGCTAGAATCGATGAAACCCGCGAGCAAGACCCACAGGCCAGGCTTTATACCCGGGCGATGAAAATGGTCTCGCTCGGTGCCGGTATTGAAGAGCTGATGCATGAGTGCGAGCTGCCAAGGGCCGAAGCAGAGTTGTTGCTGCGTCTTCACCGCAAGGGGTAG
- a CDS encoding protein phosphatase CheZ, producing the protein MQANTSGLISLEQAQELVTLLSAGEQEKADLLLRDLAVPIQKELFDEVGKLTRQLHSALVDFQLDSRLMELASIDIPDAKERLNYVIDMTEQAANKTMDAVEECLPLADALINHIQTVMPAWDKLMRRDIDITEFKSLCHDVQQLMNRSAMDSERLRELLNQILMAQDFQDLTGQMIRRVIDLVREVENSLVSMLTVFGEQPATEVTQKSTSSIEAEGPIMNAELRQDVVTGQDEVDDLLSSLGF; encoded by the coding sequence ATGCAGGCAAACACATCAGGGCTCATTAGTCTCGAACAGGCACAGGAACTCGTCACGCTCCTGAGTGCGGGTGAGCAGGAAAAGGCTGATTTACTGCTGCGGGACCTTGCGGTCCCCATTCAGAAAGAGCTGTTTGACGAAGTGGGTAAGCTGACCCGCCAGTTACACAGTGCGCTGGTTGATTTTCAGTTGGACAGTCGCCTGATGGAACTGGCCAGTATCGATATTCCTGACGCCAAAGAGCGACTGAACTACGTCATAGATATGACGGAGCAGGCAGCCAACAAAACCATGGATGCTGTGGAAGAGTGTTTGCCCCTCGCTGACGCCCTTATCAACCATATTCAAACCGTCATGCCAGCCTGGGATAAGCTCATGCGGCGTGATATCGACATTACTGAGTTCAAAAGCCTTTGCCATGACGTACAACAGCTGATGAATCGCAGTGCGATGGACTCAGAAAGACTGCGCGAGCTTTTGAATCAGATTTTAATGGCGCAGGACTTCCAGGATCTGACCGGACAGATGATCCGCCGTGTTATCGATTTGGTTCGTGAAGTCGAGAATAGCCTGGTGTCAATGTTGACCGTCTTTGGCGAGCAACCAGCCACAGAAGTTACCCAGAAGAGTACCAGCAGCATAGAAGCGGAAGGCCCCATCATGAATGCCGAGCTTCGTCAGGATGTGGTGACTGGTCAGGATGAAGTCGATGACCTGCTGTCCAGCCTGGGTTTCTGA